A portion of the Plasmodium gaboni strain SY75 chromosome 5, whole genome shotgun sequence genome contains these proteins:
- a CDS encoding RNA polymerase I (part of same gene as PGSY75_0509400A~gap found within coding sequence) has product STASSSLFFGKHIKVGTNLADIVTCIDK; this is encoded by the coding sequence ATCAACGGCATCAAGTAGCTTATTTTTTGGTAAACATATAAAAGTAGGTACAAATTTAGCGGATATTGTAACATGCAtagataaataa